A genome region from Littorina saxatilis isolate snail1 linkage group LG16, US_GU_Lsax_2.0, whole genome shotgun sequence includes the following:
- the LOC138949966 gene encoding uncharacterized protein: protein MFEPPAREHGGNLEENHVANNNGIINRLGNTEWCECGNCVEMQKVEECNCCTESTQIMEKLNSRRPPEKPGITCITQLPSFESVCLNPDVLETAYYQYREEHGTLQATLEE, encoded by the exons ATGTTCGAGCCTCCAGCTCGAGAACATGGGGGGAACTTGGAGGAAAATCATGTAGCTAACAACAACGGCATCATTAATCGCCTTGGGAATACAGAATG GTGTGAATGTGGCAACTGTGTGGAGATGCAGAAAGTGGAGGAATGCAACTGCTGCACAGAGTCTACACAAATTATGGAGAAGCTGAACAGTCGCAG ACCTCCCGAAAAACCTGGCATTACATGCATCACGCAGCTCCCATCCTTTGAAAGCGTCTGTCTGAACCCAGATGTGCTGGAGACAGCATACTACCAGTACCGGGAGGAGCATGGGACTTTACAGGCCACTCTTGAGGAGTAA
- the LOC138949967 gene encoding uncharacterized protein, which produces MLSTGTLTRPLMRSVGVQSDLPCQCDASRDFEYARPLTCSSPIPTYDDDQTSSSESGAQDTDDSDFDPDPDAYPKGDVMSTSTESAPSVTDPHVPPYQERKYIVFRSCLLQLFRNCPCCHSEGRTVVTELGSLIKVDFKCPDCSHSSQWNSQPFIGQMPSGNINLSAAILFSGSLLSKAFHLLDTMNVARNSRTTFYKHQRMYLQPTIVTVWQTAQVGLLERLSTMDGELILAGDGRSDSPGHCAKYGGFNTMECRINKVIDVQVVQSNEVGNSARCENEGLRRMIHFLRQAGHGVEAIVTDRHSQNTKFIREQMPDVKHYFDIWHVAKGLTKKLVSLANKAGMEQVGDWRKSIINHLHWVAASTPDGDGQMMLAKWDSLLNHLVNKHHDHGDLFPACEHAPLLDEARDKDWFAPESTEFGALSRVLDNKFLRKDVQKLLFLAALHYNENGDRGDAVDEEGNLKLIVTFPKAKKGEYSVRKSKGPPTYGYVSRLLEHLFENLTEDPGALEASLPEKFRDKPDFLAASHHHPSREEAAATYSTRYPN; this is translated from the exons ATGTTGTCAACAGGAACATTAACAAGACCGCTGATGCGAAGTGTGGGAGTGCAAAGCGATTTGCCCTGCCAGTGCGATGCTTCCAGGGATTTTGAGTACGCCCGGCCTCTAACCTGCTCCAGCCCCATCCCAACATACGACGATGATCAGACATCTTCAAGCGAAAGTGGCGCACAGGACACCGATGACTCTGATTTTGACCCTGACCCAGATGCATATCCTAAAGGAGACGTGATGAG TACGTCAACGGAGTCCGCCCCATCTGTCACTGATCCCCATGTTCCTCCTTACCAAGAGCGAAAGTACATTGTCTTTCGCTCTTGCCTGCTACAGCTGTTCAGGAACTGTCCTTGCTGCCACAGCGAGGGGAGGACTGTCGTCACAGAGCTAGGCTCCCTCATCAAGGTCGACTTCAAATGCCCAGACTGTTCGCATTCCTCGCAGTGGAACAGCCAGCCTTTCATCGGCCAAATGCCATCAGGAAATATCAATCTGTCAGCTGCCATACTTTTCTCTGGCTCGCTCCTGTCCAAGGCATTCCATCTCCTGGACACCATGAACGTTGCAAGGAATAGCCGAACAACGTTCTACAAGCATCAGCGTATGTACCTGCAACCCACCATCGTAACTGTCTGGCAGACCGCGCAGGTTGGGCTACTAGAGCGCCTGTCAACCATGGACGGGGAGCTAATACTGGCTGGTGACGGACGGAGTGACAGCCCTGGACACTGCGCCAAGTATGGAGGCTTCAACACCATGGAATGCCGCATCAATAAGGTCATTGATGTGCAAGTAGTACAG AGCAATGAGGTGGGAAACAGCGCCAGGTGTGAAAACGAAGGCCTTAGGCGAATGATCCACTTCCTTCGACAGGCAGGACATGGTGTTGAAGCCATCGTAACAGATCGTCACAGCCAGAACACAAAGTTCATCAGAGAGCAGATGCCAGATGTCAAACACTACTTTGATATCTGGCATGTTGCAAAAG GTCTGACCAAAAAGCTTGTTTCACTGGCAAACAAGGCAGGCATGGAGCAGGTTGGGGACTGGCGCAAGTCCATAATCAACCACCTGCATTGGGTTGCTGCCTCCACACCTGACGGAGATGGACAGATGATGCTGGCCAAGTGGGACAGTCTCTTGAACCATCTGGTCAATAAGCACCATGACCACGGAGACTTGTTCCCAGCCTGTGAGCATGCACCACTCTTGGACGAAGCCAGAGACAAAGACTGGTTTGCTCCag AATCCACAGAATTTGGAGCCCTATCTCGAGTGCTGGACAACAAGTTCCTCAGGAAGGATGTGCAGAAGCT GCTGTTCCTTGCCGCTCTGCATTATAACGAAAATGGGGACAGAGGTGATGCGGTTGATGAGGAAGGAAATCTGAAGTTGATCGTCACATTCCCAAAAGCAAAGAAAGGAGAATACAGTGTGAGGAAGTCCAAAGGGCCACCAACTTATG GTTACGTTTCAAGATTGCTTGAACATCTCTTTGAAAACCTGACAGAGGATCCAGGGGCCTTAGAAGCTTCCCTCCCGGAGAAATTTCGTGACAAACCAGACTTCTTGGCCGCTTCCCATCACCACCCATCCAGAGAAGAAGCTGCTGCAACATACAGTACGAGATACCCtaactga